In Gambusia affinis linkage group LG06, SWU_Gaff_1.0, whole genome shotgun sequence, one DNA window encodes the following:
- the tpst1 gene encoding protein-tyrosine sulfotransferase 1, producing MIGKLKQNLLVACLVISSVTVFYLGRHAMECHHRSEEHSHPGGVLPLSALGGSMRTTLRTGQNLSTPFVYNKDTPLIFIGGVPRSGTTLMRAMLDAHPEVRCGEETRVIPRILAMKQMWSRSGREKMRLDEAGVTDEVLDAAMQAFLLEIIVKHGEPANFLCNKDPFALKSLSYLAKIFPRAKFVLMIRDGRASVHSMISRKVTIAGFDLGSYRDCLTKWNRAIETMYTQCLEAVDKCLPMHYEQLVLHPEKWMQTLLKFLEVPWNDAVLHHEELIGKAGGVSLSRVERSTDQVIKPVNVEALSKWVGKIPPDVVRDMAVIAPMLSRLGYDPHANPPNYGQPDPRVLDNTRRVFKGEFQLPDFLKEQSQMQKSAERPNPS from the exons ATGATCGGCAAGTTGAAACAGAACCTGCTGGTGGCCTGCCTGGTCATTAGCTCAGTCACCGTCTTTTACCTTGGCCGGCATGCAATGGAGTGTCACCATCGCTCTGAGGAGCACAGCCATCCAGGAGGAGTCCTGCCTCTGTCCGCACTAGGAGGCAGCATGCGGACCACCTTACGAACTGGCCAGAATCTCAGCACACCGTTTGTTTACAACAAAGACACGCCACTGATTTTTATAGGGGGTGTTCCCAGAAGCGGTACCACACTGATGAGAGCAATGTTAGATGCCCACCCAGAGGTACGCTGTGGAGAGGAGACGCGCGTCATTCCCCGCATCCTGGCCATGAAACAGATGTGGAGCCGTTCAGGACGGGAGAAGATGCGCCTGGATGAGGCTGGTGTAACAGATGAGGTGCTGGATGCTGCCATGCAGGCCTTCCTACTGGAAATCATTGTCAAACACGGCGAGCCGGCAAACTTCCTCTGCAATAAGGACCCGTTTGCACTGAAGTCACTCTCCTACCTGGCCAAGATTTTCCCACGTGCCAAGTTTGTGCTCATGATTCGTGATGGGAGGGCATCGGTTCACTCCATGATCTCACGGAAAGTGACCATTGCAGGATTTGACCTGGGCAGCTATCGTGACTGCCTGACCAAGTGGAATCGGGCGATAGAAACTATGTACACTCAGTGCTTGGAGGCAGTGGACAAGTGCCTACCTATGCACTATGAACAGTTGGTCCTCCATCCTGAGAAATGGATGCAGACACTGTTGAAGTTCCTAGAAGTTCCTTGGAATGATGCTGTCCTTCACCATGAGGAGCTTATTGGGAAAGCAGGGGGAGTTTCCCTTTCCAG ggtGGAGAGGTCCACAGACCAAGTCATTAAGCCAGTAAACGTGGAAGCCTTGTCTAAATGGGTGGGAAAGATTCCACCTGATGTGGTGAGGGACATGGCTGTCATCGCTCCCATGCTTTCCAGACTGGGCTATGACCCTCATGCCAACCCCCCCAACTACGGGCAGCCGGACCCCAGAGTATTGGACAACACCAGAAGG